One genomic region from Candidatus Omnitrophota bacterium encodes:
- the rplA gene encoding 50S ribosomal protein L1, translating to MNKRLKQASTLYNKAQAYKLDEAVAIIKKCPVVKFDESVDLSIRLNIDTKELSQSVRGFVVLPHGTGKKTKVAVFCKADMADKAKACGADIAGADDLVQKVLAGYLDFDVVIATPDIMRDISKLGKVLGPRGLMPSPKAGTVTNDIEKAIAEIKAGKVEFKMDKLGCVNMTVAKRSFNDNAIVENAESVLKAVSHARPAHAKGKFLRSVSISTTMGCGVKLDLAAYSV from the coding sequence ATGAATAAGCGTTTGAAACAGGCAAGCACTTTATATAATAAAGCGCAGGCGTATAAACTTGATGAAGCCGTTGCTATAATAAAAAAATGCCCGGTGGTAAAGTTTGATGAAAGCGTTGACCTTTCCATCAGACTGAATATTGACACAAAGGAACTTAGCCAGTCGGTGAGGGGTTTTGTGGTTTTGCCTCACGGGACAGGCAAGAAGACCAAGGTAGCTGTTTTTTGCAAGGCGGATATGGCGGACAAGGCCAAGGCCTGCGGCGCGGATATTGCCGGCGCGGATGACCTTGTGCAAAAAGTCCTGGCTGGTTATCTTGATTTTGATGTGGTCATTGCCACGCCTGACATCATGAGAGACATAAGCAAACTTGGCAAGGTATTGGGGCCAAGGGGCCTGATGCCAAGCCCAAAGGCTGGAACCGTGACAAACGATATTGAGAAGGCAATAGCTGAAATCAAGGCAGGTAAAGTGGAATTTAAAATGGATAAGCTGGGATGCGTAAACATGACCGTCGCAAAAAGGTCATTCAATGATAACGCTATTGTTGAAAATGCCGAAAGCGTTTTGAAGGCTGTTTCCCACGCCAGGCCCGCTCATGCCAAGGGTAAATTCCTTCGCAGTGTGTCCATATCCACTACTATGGGTTGCGGCGTTAAACTGGATTTAGCCGCGTATTCCGTTTAA
- the rplJ gene encoding 50S ribosomal protein L10, which yields MAKELKPGKFLKTRIIKEYEQAFKPASSYFVANFGGLTNKEIEDLKFKLKSVSAGYLVVKNSLCRTVFKALNIEALTEVIEGACAISYTDKDPVKATKILVDFSNANDKFKLRAGYLSGDILTPVMLKQLAAMPSREVLLARLVSAMNSPVVGLVTTCSAILKQFLYALNAVIKKKEENKEE from the coding sequence ATGGCCAAAGAACTAAAACCGGGTAAATTTCTGAAAACGCGTATAATAAAGGAATACGAGCAGGCCTTCAAGCCGGCTTCTTCGTATTTTGTGGCAAATTTTGGCGGACTTACTAATAAGGAAATAGAAGACCTTAAGTTCAAACTAAAGTCTGTTTCGGCCGGATATCTTGTCGTGAAGAATTCTTTATGCAGGACGGTTTTCAAGGCTTTGAACATAGAAGCCCTGACAGAGGTAATTGAAGGGGCCTGCGCAATAAGTTATACGGATAAAGACCCTGTCAAAGCGACTAAAATATTGGTGGATTTTTCCAATGCCAATGATAAATTTAAGTTGAGAGCCGGTTATCTAAGCGGCGATATCCTTACCCCCGTCATGCTCAAGCAGCTTGCCGCAATGCCTTCCAGGGAGGTTTTGCTCGCGCGGCTTGTCTCGGCGATGAATTCGCCTGTTGTCGGTTTAGTAACAACCTGCTCGGCGATTTTAAAACAATTTTTGTACGCGCTCAATGCGGTAATTAAAAAGAAAGAAGAAAATAAGGAGGAATAA
- the rplL gene encoding 50S ribosomal protein L7/L12, with product MSEDLKQRETVSAQQAVKSEKAEKKAPVSKDQDDFITKIEKMSVMELASLVKALEEKFGVSAQAPVMMAQAGMPQTPGAPGAAAAQEEKTMFTVVLKDVGANKIQVIKEIRTITNLGLKEAKDLVEAAPKTIKEGVAKAEAEDMKKKIEAAGAKVELK from the coding sequence ATGTCTGAAGATTTAAAACAACGCGAAACGGTTTCGGCCCAGCAGGCTGTAAAATCTGAAAAAGCCGAAAAAAAAGCGCCTGTCTCAAAAGACCAGGACGATTTTATAACAAAGATTGAGAAGATGTCCGTGATGGAGCTGGCCTCTCTTGTAAAAGCGCTGGAAGAAAAGTTTGGAGTATCTGCCCAGGCCCCTGTGATGATGGCCCAAGCCGGAATGCCGCAGACGCCAGGCGCGCCAGGCGCGGCCGCGGCGCAGGAAGAGAAGACCATGTTTACCGTGGTCTTGAAGGATGTAGGCGCTAATAAAATACAAGTCATTAAAGAGATACGGACAATTACGAATCTCGGGCTGAAGGAAGCAAAGGATCTTGTTGAAGCCGCTCCCAAGACCATTAAAGAGGGTGTGGCAAAAGCCGAAGCTGAAGATATGAAGAAAAAGATTGAAGCTGCGGGCGCCAAGGTAGAATTAAAGTAG